A single genomic interval of Helianthus annuus cultivar XRQ/B chromosome 6, HanXRQr2.0-SUNRISE, whole genome shotgun sequence harbors:
- the LOC110865696 gene encoding epoxide hydrolase A: MPTHFQFQSPSSTMEGIEHRTVRVNGINMHIAEKGEGPIILFLHGFPELWYTWRHQIHAFAALGYHCVAPDLRGYGDTDAPQSPMSYTCFHVVGDLVALIDSMGGEAVYLVAHDWGAMIGWYLCMFRPEKVKAYACISVPYRPRHPKMKPIETMKTFFGEDYYMCRFQEAGVMEDEIKSYETAEVLKKILTDRTPGPPCLPKSDPFGLKALDGPLPLPPWLSEEDLKYNVDKFDQTGFSGGLNYYRALDLNWELTAAWTGAQVNLPVIYVVGDEDMVYTTPGLKEYVHGGGFKKDVPLLQDIVVMEGVGHFLNQEKPKEATTIIHDFIKKF; encoded by the exons ATGCCAACCCACTTTCAATTCCAATCTCCAAGTTCCACAATGGAAGGCATAGAGCACAGAACCGTGAGAGTCAATGGAATCAATATGCACATAGCTGAAAAGGGTGAAGGCCCCATAATCCTCTTCCTCCATGGCTTCCCAGAGCTGTGGTACACATGGCGCCACCAGATCCATGCGTTCGCCGCCCTCGGCTACCACTGTGTCGCTCCAGACCTACGTGGCTACGGCGACACAGATGCCCCACAGTCCCCAATGAGCTATACGTGTTTTCATGTCGTTGGGGACTTGGTGGCACTTATAGACTCGATGGGCGGTGAGGCGGTATACCTGGTGGCCCATGACTGGGGTGCCATGATTGGGTGGTATTTGTGCATGTTTAGGCCTGAAAAGGTGAAGGCTTATGCGTGCATATCGGTGCCGTACCGGCCTAGGCATCCGAAGATGAAGCCCATTGAAACCATGAAAACTTTCTTTGGTGAAGATTATTATATGTGCAGGTTTCAG GAAGCTGGAGTTATGGAGGATGAGATAAAAAGCTATGAAACAGCAGAAGTGCTTAAAAAGATTCTAACAGATAGGACACCAGGACCACCTTGCTTGCCTAAATCGGATCCATTTGGATTGAAAGCTTTGGATGGTCCATTGCCATTGCCTCCTTGGTTATCCGAAGAGGACCTTAAGTATAACGTTGACAAGTTTGATCAAACCGGCTTCTCAGGCGGCTTGAACTATTACCGCGCGTTGGATCT GAATTGGGAGCTCACTGCGGCATGGACCGGGGCACAAGTGAATTTACCCGTGATATATGTAGTTGGAGATGAGGACATGGTGTATACAACACCAGGGTTAAAAGAGTATGTGCACGGTGGTGGGTTCAAGAAAGATGTGCCATTGCTTCAAGACATTGTGGTTATGGAAGGTGTTGGTCACTTTCTCAACCAAGAAAAGCCAAAAGAAGCCACCACTATCATTCATGATTTCATTAAGAAGTTTTAA